From Luteolibacter yonseiensis, the proteins below share one genomic window:
- the trpB gene encoding tryptophan synthase subunit beta, with protein MATATPPISALPDSTGHFGQFGGMFVPETLMAPLQELSTAYDSAKADPAFQAELDDLLHNYVGRPTPLYFAERWTEKLGGAKIYLKREDLLHTGAHKINNAIGQILLAKRLGKKRIIAETGAGQHGVATATVCARFGMECVVYMGAVDMERQALNVARMRLMGAEVRAVTAGQATLKEAVNEAMRDWVATVDHTHYILGSALGSHPFPMIVRDFHRVIGIEARRQILEKEGRLPDLLVACVGGGSNAIGLFHPFLNDGDVRMVGVEAGGDGIFPERHAARFQGGKLGVLQGTKTWLLANADGQIELTHSISAGLDYAAVGPEHAYLQDIGRVEYTYATDNEALAAFKELAYCEGILPALESSHAMAYVSKIAGSLPKSSILIANLSGRGDKDVEQASKFLLPPA; from the coding sequence ATGGCCACCGCAACCCCACCCATTTCCGCGCTCCCTGATTCCACCGGCCACTTCGGCCAGTTCGGCGGGATGTTTGTCCCGGAAACCCTGATGGCTCCGCTGCAGGAGCTGTCCACCGCCTACGACTCCGCGAAGGCGGACCCAGCGTTCCAGGCGGAACTCGACGACCTGCTTCACAACTATGTGGGGCGTCCGACACCTCTCTATTTCGCGGAACGTTGGACGGAGAAACTCGGTGGCGCGAAAATCTATCTCAAGCGCGAGGACCTTCTCCACACGGGGGCGCACAAGATCAACAATGCCATCGGCCAGATCCTGCTGGCCAAGAGGCTCGGGAAAAAACGCATCATCGCGGAAACCGGCGCGGGCCAGCACGGCGTCGCCACGGCCACCGTCTGCGCGCGCTTCGGCATGGAATGCGTCGTCTACATGGGTGCGGTGGATATGGAGCGCCAGGCGCTGAACGTCGCCCGCATGCGCCTGATGGGTGCGGAGGTCCGTGCCGTCACGGCCGGCCAGGCGACCTTGAAGGAAGCGGTGAACGAAGCCATGCGCGACTGGGTCGCCACGGTGGACCACACCCACTACATCCTCGGTTCCGCGCTTGGATCACATCCGTTCCCGATGATCGTGCGGGATTTCCACCGTGTCATCGGCATCGAGGCGCGCCGCCAGATTTTGGAAAAGGAAGGCCGCCTGCCGGACCTGCTGGTCGCCTGTGTCGGCGGCGGATCCAACGCGATCGGCCTGTTCCATCCGTTCCTGAATGACGGGGACGTCCGCATGGTGGGCGTGGAGGCCGGTGGCGACGGTATCTTCCCCGAGCGCCACGCCGCCCGTTTCCAAGGTGGAAAACTCGGCGTGCTGCAAGGGACGAAAACCTGGTTGCTCGCGAATGCGGACGGCCAGATCGAGCTCACGCACTCCATTTCCGCCGGACTGGACTATGCCGCCGTCGGACCGGAACACGCGTATCTCCAGGACATCGGCCGTGTGGAATACACCTACGCCACCGACAACGAGGCGCTCGCCGCTTTCAAGGAGCTTGCCTATTGCGAGGGGATCCTGCCCGCGTTGGAAAGCTCGCATGCCATGGCTTACGTCTCGAAGATCGCCGGGAGCCTGCCGAAGTCCTCGATCCTCATCGCGAACCTCTCGGGCCGCGGGGACAAGGATGTCGAACAGGCATCGAAATTCCTGCTTCCTCCGGCCTAA
- a CDS encoding PA14 domain-containing protein — protein sequence MKKSPALLAAALSCAGVTALWLLPQGSEPIRPSVAKAVAPGHEIPEEQVPAVTPPHPAPAGAHAVFDDIGNLTEGGTVSLPLPDGGHIEGRLNYVKTHPNAATAAGGTLADGSGIFEIAREPGYYRGFILPRTGKIAYVYSGQVGAGLEVASRPRGEVICEPDPNFKPLAQSGPRDPQKAAIYNEGRSVGILYEAIPILHNLPRATATIYLDFDGEVIEGQSWEGGRRIIASAYNMSASSVTDMWRRVAEDFSPYEVNVTTDLQAYLRAPQGRRMRCIITPDNFAPGSGGIAFGGTFLQSGDTCCWVFMDGKAGSDAISHEVGHTLGLHHDGLVKRGDIPAQGYFGGHGSGTASWGPIMGAPYGANVAQWSKGEYPFADQGQDDLAVMGSNVPLIPDDHGPTTAQATALRLGTSGAVSNSGVIDSPEDVDAFTFTTSGGALTLQFNPAVNSPNLDISAKLYNSAGTLVATAGPANQLSATLSQSIPAGSYTVTVDGVGNATWTTNGYGDYGSLGAYTITGTVPTAGWAFTIPRNALAGAVLGTVAPGTGSAFSITSGNTGNAFAIHPTTGVVTVATAGGLSNNSFSLTVAYTAGGSPTSTVVPVNVIALRGLKQQIWTSLGGNGIGPMTSLGTYPNSPNQTRYSPAFQTTLDLDNYGQKLSGYLLPTETGNHTFWISSDDYSEVWLSTDENTANKVRIINLPAVTAPGNFTANAAQQSVAIPLVAGQRYYMEVLHREQTGADHLAVAWQTPTQARHLIPNANLEYPGTWVNRAPWIASSTYRIREDATVGTTVSLLTAGDHEPGSVLANYTITGGNTGNVFALNATTGVLSVNGPLSFATLPRYFLTVQATDSGGLTTSSQIAVEVEALAVKRQLWTGIGGTALSNLRSQPTFPNSPNSTTYQPFFETPTDVADNFGQRLSGYLRAPDTGGYTFWIASDDEGELWLSTDSNPLNKVRIAYTVNATGSRQWNTFTTQKSATINLVAGRSYHIEALNKEGGGGDNLAVAWSGPGFGQRILGAPNVTQQFYNHGAPVLNNRTVTVFNRENLVATLEAKDWADPGTQVTYTITGGNADGVFTIDPLTGVIRGTTGDWLPVGNRVLTVTATDNGTPALSDTAQITVQVQKAGLKREVWTDLAGNNEISGLTGSLYFPHKPSLRGYTQNFQAPSGFGDSYGQRLSGFLIPPATGTYTFWIASDDGGELWISSDANPANKRKIGSVTGSVNQNQWNGQAGQQSVGISLEAGHYYYIEAIQKEGGGGDHLSVAWQGPGIAQAVIPGTYLEYPDSYRPGVKREFFNSASTTKWSPATSWTTASANLSETFTGTGALNGKILATGTGTWSASTGWNRNNGVANKSAAGDIHALVPFAPQAGYVYTLSLEIDPTNSPGSADWFALGFSSQPSTTLPSSLFPTVGQAWVLLRANGSDGGTARAFSSASANQLSFSPVVSPPGTYDMLRIVLDTRNPNWVSTYSFNGASLGTHTHNGALAIQSAGISGYGNALGNVRNFRLTSSGGGIPGTISKLKTSGLNEENFSERLTGFIIPPATGAYTFWIASDDEGQLLLSTDETAANLAPIASVTGYTAEEAWDVSASQKSTVQQLVAGKRYYFQANHRDGSFGDHVAVAWEGPGITRQVIPNDCLEHPAAPADRTLFQREVWTGINGDNVTDLTAASTFPSVPSSVGNLSADTGLVAPSDAGENLGERITGYLVAPEDGRYTFWISSDASSELWLSSDDNPANRVRVASVSGSVSQGAWETQASQKSGAIALLTGKRYYMEILHKEGTGTDHASVAWQGPSFARRVIANTHLENPWVIPGRAGLKREVWTGLSNTTTISSLTTAINSASVKPTARGILTTFESPSNFGDLFGERITGLLVPPETGNYKFWIASDAASELWISTDSNPSNRMRIAYTTTATTARNWTQFASQESGSLVLVAGQRYHIEVLHREAMGDDHLAVAWEGPSFSRRIIDGRFLEYPGTIPAPAYLNRQIWTGIGGNNVSDLTNKANYPATPNQTKTLDSFETPFNESDNYGQKVSGYLVAPATGNYQFWIASDDGGELWLSTSSVQTGKVKIAFTTNATGDKNWTNNTDQASASIALAAGQRYYIEALHKEGGGDDYMAVAWEGPGFTRQVITSDFLEFPGLVPAAMQSGAIIPATGIDNSYTFWLNYMGLAGNDRLAHADPDKDGIPNSMEFILGGAPSGAGTNAATLLPKLTTDGTHAIFEYRMADVAKTVAPFPQYGTSLASWTRATQGVDGVQITTENDAFGPGVDRVTVRVPLANGPNIFMRLNANMR from the coding sequence ATGAAAAAATCCCCCGCCCTTTTGGCAGCAGCACTCTCGTGCGCAGGTGTGACCGCGCTCTGGCTTTTGCCGCAAGGCTCAGAGCCAATCCGGCCCTCCGTCGCAAAGGCAGTCGCCCCCGGCCATGAAATACCGGAAGAACAGGTCCCGGCCGTCACGCCTCCCCATCCTGCCCCAGCGGGAGCCCATGCCGTTTTTGATGACATCGGAAACCTGACGGAAGGCGGCACCGTTTCCCTTCCCCTGCCCGATGGCGGGCACATCGAAGGCAGGTTGAACTACGTGAAAACCCACCCGAACGCCGCGACAGCGGCCGGTGGCACGCTGGCGGACGGCAGCGGGATTTTCGAAATCGCGCGGGAGCCGGGATATTATCGGGGATTCATCCTGCCCAGGACCGGGAAGATCGCTTACGTCTATTCCGGCCAGGTCGGAGCGGGGCTGGAGGTCGCGAGCCGCCCGCGCGGCGAGGTCATCTGCGAACCGGACCCCAATTTCAAACCACTCGCCCAGTCCGGTCCCCGGGACCCGCAGAAGGCGGCGATCTACAACGAAGGCCGCTCGGTGGGCATCCTTTACGAAGCCATCCCCATCCTCCACAACCTGCCCCGCGCGACGGCGACGATCTATCTGGACTTCGACGGAGAGGTCATCGAGGGCCAGAGTTGGGAAGGCGGAAGACGCATCATCGCTTCCGCCTACAACATGTCCGCCTCTTCCGTCACCGACATGTGGCGGCGGGTGGCGGAGGATTTCTCTCCCTACGAGGTGAATGTCACCACGGATCTCCAGGCCTATCTCCGCGCGCCGCAAGGGAGACGCATGCGCTGCATCATCACCCCGGACAACTTCGCCCCGGGTTCCGGAGGCATCGCGTTCGGCGGGACGTTCCTGCAGTCCGGAGACACCTGTTGCTGGGTGTTCATGGATGGAAAGGCCGGATCGGACGCCATTTCCCACGAGGTCGGGCATACGCTCGGCCTCCATCATGACGGCCTCGTGAAACGCGGGGACATCCCGGCACAAGGTTACTTCGGCGGCCATGGCAGCGGGACGGCGAGCTGGGGTCCCATCATGGGCGCTCCCTATGGCGCCAATGTCGCACAGTGGAGCAAGGGGGAATATCCCTTCGCCGACCAAGGCCAGGACGATCTCGCGGTCATGGGCTCCAATGTCCCGCTCATCCCGGACGATCACGGCCCCACCACCGCGCAGGCGACCGCGCTCAGACTCGGAACCTCGGGGGCCGTGTCGAACAGCGGCGTCATCGACAGCCCGGAGGATGTGGACGCATTCACCTTCACCACCAGCGGAGGCGCGCTGACCCTCCAGTTCAACCCGGCGGTGAACAGCCCGAACCTCGACATCTCCGCGAAGCTCTACAACTCCGCCGGCACGCTCGTCGCCACCGCCGGTCCGGCAAACCAACTCAGCGCGACGCTTTCCCAATCCATCCCGGCGGGCAGCTACACCGTCACCGTGGACGGAGTGGGGAACGCGACATGGACCACGAATGGTTACGGCGACTACGGTTCGCTCGGAGCCTATACCATCACCGGTACCGTTCCCACGGCGGGATGGGCGTTCACCATTCCCCGGAACGCCCTGGCAGGCGCGGTCCTCGGCACCGTCGCACCCGGCACCGGCTCCGCGTTCTCGATCACCTCGGGAAACACCGGCAACGCGTTCGCCATCCACCCCACCACCGGCGTCGTCACCGTCGCAACCGCGGGCGGGCTCTCCAACAACAGCTTTTCCCTCACCGTCGCCTACACCGCGGGCGGCTCGCCCACGAGCACCGTCGTCCCGGTGAACGTCATCGCGCTGCGTGGTCTCAAGCAGCAGATCTGGACCAGCCTCGGAGGAAACGGCATCGGCCCGATGACCTCGCTCGGCACCTATCCCAACAGCCCGAACCAGACGCGCTACTCCCCGGCGTTCCAAACCACGCTCGACCTCGACAACTACGGCCAGAAACTCAGCGGCTACCTGCTGCCGACCGAGACGGGGAACCACACCTTCTGGATCAGCTCCGACGACTACAGCGAGGTCTGGCTTTCCACCGACGAAAACACCGCGAACAAGGTCAGGATCATCAACCTTCCCGCCGTCACCGCTCCGGGAAATTTCACGGCCAACGCGGCCCAGCAGTCCGTCGCGATCCCGCTGGTCGCCGGGCAGCGCTATTATATGGAAGTCCTCCACCGCGAGCAGACGGGAGCCGATCACCTCGCCGTAGCCTGGCAGACGCCGACACAGGCACGCCACCTCATCCCGAATGCCAATCTGGAATACCCCGGCACATGGGTGAACCGCGCGCCATGGATCGCGAGCAGCACTTACCGCATTCGTGAGGACGCCACCGTAGGGACAACTGTCAGCCTGCTGACAGCGGGCGACCACGAACCCGGCTCGGTGCTCGCGAATTACACCATCACCGGAGGAAACACCGGAAACGTCTTCGCCTTGAACGCCACCACCGGCGTGCTGTCCGTGAACGGCCCGCTCAGCTTCGCCACCCTGCCGAGATATTTCCTCACCGTCCAGGCCACCGACAGCGGCGGACTCACCACCTCGTCACAGATCGCCGTGGAGGTGGAGGCCCTCGCGGTGAAACGCCAGCTATGGACCGGCATCGGCGGCACCGCCCTCTCCAACCTGAGGTCGCAGCCGACCTTCCCGAACAGCCCGAACTCCACGACGTATCAGCCGTTTTTCGAAACCCCGACCGACGTCGCGGACAACTTCGGGCAGAGGCTCAGCGGCTACCTCCGCGCGCCCGACACCGGTGGCTACACCTTTTGGATCGCCTCCGATGACGAAGGAGAGCTCTGGCTGTCCACGGATTCCAATCCCCTGAACAAGGTCAGGATCGCCTACACCGTGAATGCGACGGGATCCCGCCAATGGAACACCTTCACCACACAGAAATCCGCGACCATCAATCTCGTGGCGGGGAGGTCCTACCACATCGAGGCGCTCAACAAGGAGGGCGGCGGTGGCGACAATCTCGCCGTCGCATGGTCCGGCCCCGGCTTCGGCCAGAGAATACTGGGCGCGCCGAATGTCACCCAGCAGTTCTACAACCACGGCGCTCCCGTGCTGAACAACAGGACCGTGACCGTCTTCAACCGCGAAAATTTGGTGGCCACACTCGAGGCGAAGGACTGGGCGGACCCCGGCACTCAGGTGACCTACACCATCACCGGAGGAAATGCCGACGGAGTGTTCACCATCGATCCGCTCACCGGTGTCATCCGCGGCACCACCGGGGATTGGCTCCCCGTCGGCAACCGTGTGCTCACCGTCACCGCGACGGACAACGGAACCCCCGCCCTGTCGGACACGGCACAGATCACCGTGCAGGTGCAGAAGGCGGGACTGAAACGCGAGGTCTGGACAGACCTGGCCGGAAACAACGAAATCTCGGGACTCACCGGTTCCCTCTACTTCCCGCACAAACCAAGCCTGCGGGGATATACCCAGAATTTCCAGGCACCATCCGGCTTCGGCGACAGCTACGGCCAGCGCCTCAGCGGCTTCCTCATCCCTCCCGCCACCGGCACCTACACGTTCTGGATCGCCTCCGATGATGGCGGCGAGCTGTGGATTTCCAGCGACGCCAATCCGGCCAACAAGCGGAAGATCGGATCGGTCACGGGTTCGGTGAACCAGAACCAGTGGAACGGCCAAGCCGGCCAGCAATCCGTGGGTATCTCCCTGGAAGCGGGGCATTACTATTACATCGAGGCCATCCAGAAGGAAGGCGGAGGCGGGGACCATCTTTCCGTGGCATGGCAGGGCCCCGGCATCGCCCAGGCGGTCATCCCCGGGACCTATCTTGAATATCCCGACTCCTACCGTCCCGGCGTGAAGCGCGAGTTCTTCAACTCCGCGAGCACGACCAAATGGAGTCCCGCCACGTCCTGGACGACCGCTTCCGCGAACCTCTCCGAGACATTCACCGGAACAGGGGCGCTCAATGGCAAAATCCTGGCAACAGGGACCGGCACCTGGAGCGCATCCACCGGTTGGAACCGGAACAATGGCGTGGCCAACAAATCCGCCGCAGGCGACATCCACGCGCTGGTACCGTTCGCACCACAGGCGGGCTACGTTTACACGCTCAGCCTGGAGATCGATCCGACCAACTCACCCGGCAGCGCGGATTGGTTCGCCCTCGGCTTCAGCAGCCAGCCCTCGACCACACTCCCGTCCTCCCTGTTCCCCACCGTCGGCCAGGCGTGGGTCCTGCTGAGGGCGAACGGTTCGGACGGCGGCACGGCGCGGGCCTTTTCCTCCGCGTCGGCGAACCAGCTCTCCTTTTCTCCCGTCGTCAGCCCGCCGGGCACCTACGACATGCTGAGGATCGTGCTCGACACCCGCAATCCGAACTGGGTTTCGACCTACTCGTTCAACGGCGCATCCCTCGGCACCCACACCCATAACGGCGCGCTGGCCATCCAGTCCGCCGGCATCAGCGGCTATGGAAACGCGCTGGGCAATGTCAGGAATTTCCGCCTGACCTCAAGCGGTGGCGGCATCCCGGGCACCATTTCCAAACTCAAGACCTCGGGACTCAACGAGGAAAACTTCTCGGAGCGCCTCACCGGATTCATCATTCCTCCGGCTACGGGTGCCTACACGTTCTGGATCGCCTCCGATGACGAGGGGCAGTTGCTTCTGTCTACGGATGAAACCGCGGCGAACCTCGCCCCGATCGCTTCGGTAACCGGTTACACGGCGGAGGAGGCATGGGATGTTTCAGCATCGCAAAAATCCACCGTCCAACAACTCGTCGCGGGAAAACGTTATTATTTCCAGGCGAACCACCGGGACGGAAGTTTCGGCGACCATGTGGCGGTCGCATGGGAGGGCCCCGGCATCACGCGGCAGGTTATTCCCAACGACTGCCTGGAACACCCTGCCGCTCCGGCGGATCGCACGCTTTTCCAACGTGAGGTGTGGACCGGCATCAATGGAGACAATGTCACGGACCTGACCGCGGCCTCCACGTTCCCCTCCGTGCCCTCCTCCGTGGGAAATCTGTCGGCAGACACGGGGCTTGTGGCCCCCTCGGATGCCGGAGAGAACCTCGGCGAACGCATCACCGGCTATCTCGTCGCGCCGGAGGACGGACGTTACACGTTCTGGATCTCCTCGGATGCCTCCAGCGAGCTCTGGCTCTCCAGTGATGACAACCCGGCCAACCGGGTGCGGGTCGCATCGGTAAGCGGTTCGGTCAGCCAGGGGGCATGGGAAACACAGGCGTCCCAAAAATCCGGAGCCATCGCCCTCCTGACGGGCAAACGCTATTACATGGAAATCCTCCACAAGGAAGGTACCGGCACCGATCACGCGTCCGTCGCATGGCAGGGCCCCTCCTTCGCCCGCCGCGTCATCGCGAACACGCACCTGGAGAATCCGTGGGTCATCCCCGGCAGGGCGGGTCTCAAACGGGAGGTCTGGACCGGCCTTTCCAACACCACCACCATCTCAAGCCTGACGACGGCGATCAATTCCGCCTCGGTGAAACCCACCGCACGAGGCATTCTGACCACCTTCGAGTCTCCCTCGAATTTCGGCGACCTCTTCGGCGAACGGATCACCGGCCTGCTCGTCCCGCCTGAAACCGGGAATTACAAATTCTGGATCGCCTCGGACGCGGCGAGCGAGCTTTGGATCTCCACCGACTCCAACCCCTCGAACCGGATGAGGATCGCCTACACCACCACCGCGACCACGGCCCGGAACTGGACCCAGTTCGCCAGCCAGGAATCCGGCTCGCTCGTGCTCGTCGCCGGACAGCGCTACCACATCGAGGTCCTGCACAGGGAAGCCATGGGGGATGACCACCTGGCCGTCGCGTGGGAAGGCCCGTCATTCTCGAGGCGGATCATCGACGGACGCTTCCTTGAATACCCGGGAACCATCCCGGCGCCCGCGTATCTCAACCGGCAGATCTGGACCGGCATCGGCGGCAACAACGTCAGCGACCTGACCAACAAGGCCAACTACCCCGCCACCCCGAACCAGACGAAGACGCTCGACAGCTTCGAGACCCCGTTCAACGAGTCGGACAACTATGGACAAAAGGTCAGCGGCTATCTGGTCGCGCCGGCCACCGGGAACTACCAGTTTTGGATCGCCTCCGACGATGGCGGGGAACTCTGGCTGTCAACCAGCTCCGTCCAGACGGGCAAGGTGAAGATCGCCTTCACCACCAATGCGACGGGCGACAAGAACTGGACGAACAACACCGACCAGGCCTCGGCATCCATCGCCCTGGCCGCCGGCCAGCGTTATTATATCGAGGCCCTTCACAAGGAAGGCGGTGGCGATGACTACATGGCCGTCGCATGGGAAGGTCCGGGATTCACCCGGCAGGTCATCACCAGTGATTTCCTGGAATTCCCCGGTCTGGTCCCTGCCGCCATGCAGTCGGGCGCCATCATACCCGCCACGGGCATCGACAACAGTTATACCTTCTGGCTCAATTATATGGGCCTCGCCGGAAACGATCGCCTCGCCCATGCGGACCCGGACAAGGATGGAATTCCCAACAGCATGGAATTCATCCTCGGCGGCGCCCCCTCGGGAGCCGGAACGAACGCGGCGACCCTCCTGCCGAAGCTCACGACAGACGGGACCCACGCCATTTTCGAATACCGCATGGCGGATGTCGCGAAGACCGTCGCTCCATTTCCCCAGTACGGCACCTCGCTGGCCTCATGGACCCGCGCGACCCAGGGCGTCGACGGCGTCCAGATCACCACGGAAAACGACGCCTTCGGCCCGGGCGTGGACCGAGTCACCGTGCGCGTCCCGCTGGCGAACGGCCCCAACATCTTCATGCGCCTGAACGCGAACATGCGTTAA
- a CDS encoding GH39 family glycosyl hydrolase → MKIPFLIAFAFVVFPTLLPAADDPLELGPFGIGSCHVRGRNAGDSKTWIPQMREIGLRYLRSGGTGWSMVQPEKERFDFKELDEQLDYFSQQGILTGGLLLGNPGWNTADAPGSLPVNNLAGWSEYVSEIVKHTRGRVKWWEVWNEPPNFTGRDQTPADYAKIVISAYDAAKAADPACRVGLAAKSSHVQYLEAVIEAGAKDHFDYITLHPYEILDGIADDAGTEAVFMNIVPVVRKMLAAKNPAKKDVPILFTELGCDAEKKGADVQANVLVKAYAMGIAQGVSCIHWFEGMDGDSGPMGLIDASGKPRPSYTALAQMIRHLGQKPGYLGWVLMNGKNPAFAFQGAAGPVLVAWTSRKTRDEIRFSKPVGFVNPRTGQETRADKLTLTSAPVLVLGVPEDLLKQAASNKNKPLPWGGDYREEKSVSVTIGERQVEKGLHTFAGDSVAQAVVAYGGPARSGNVPGGNVFVVDPGFLSYTATPVPIEITAVVRRNEANDNAGFKLVYESTSGLKTAASGWYTVPDNEKWHTVKWQLDDARFVNYWGYNFALESDGPKYGGYYLQSVTVTKR, encoded by the coding sequence ATGAAAATCCCGTTCCTCATCGCATTCGCGTTTGTTGTTTTCCCGACACTCCTTCCCGCTGCGGATGATCCGCTGGAGCTGGGGCCGTTCGGCATCGGGAGCTGTCACGTGCGCGGGCGCAATGCCGGGGATTCCAAAACGTGGATTCCCCAGATGAGGGAGATCGGCCTGCGTTATCTGCGGTCGGGTGGCACCGGCTGGAGCATGGTGCAGCCGGAGAAGGAGCGCTTCGATTTCAAGGAACTGGACGAGCAGTTGGACTACTTCAGCCAACAGGGAATCCTCACGGGAGGACTGCTGTTGGGAAACCCCGGGTGGAACACCGCGGATGCTCCCGGATCACTGCCGGTGAACAATCTCGCCGGGTGGTCGGAATACGTTTCGGAAATCGTGAAACATACGCGCGGGCGGGTGAAGTGGTGGGAAGTCTGGAACGAACCACCGAATTTCACCGGCCGTGACCAGACGCCCGCGGACTATGCGAAAATCGTCATCAGCGCGTACGATGCGGCGAAGGCGGCGGACCCCGCCTGCAGGGTTGGCCTGGCGGCGAAATCCTCGCATGTGCAATATCTGGAAGCCGTGATCGAGGCGGGGGCGAAGGATCATTTCGACTACATCACGCTGCATCCCTATGAGATACTCGACGGAATCGCTGATGATGCGGGAACGGAGGCGGTGTTCATGAACATCGTGCCGGTGGTGAGGAAAATGCTGGCTGCGAAAAATCCCGCGAAAAAGGATGTGCCCATCCTTTTCACGGAGCTGGGTTGCGATGCGGAGAAGAAGGGCGCGGACGTCCAGGCCAACGTGCTGGTGAAGGCGTATGCGATGGGGATCGCACAGGGTGTTTCATGCATCCATTGGTTCGAGGGCATGGATGGCGACAGCGGGCCGATGGGTCTCATCGATGCCTCGGGCAAACCGCGTCCCTCCTATACCGCGCTGGCACAGATGATCCGGCACCTGGGCCAGAAACCGGGGTACCTCGGGTGGGTTCTCATGAATGGGAAAAATCCCGCGTTCGCATTCCAAGGGGCCGCCGGGCCGGTGCTCGTCGCCTGGACCTCGCGCAAGACGAGGGATGAGATCCGGTTTTCCAAGCCCGTCGGCTTCGTGAATCCGCGGACAGGACAGGAAACGCGGGCGGACAAGCTCACCCTCACCTCCGCTCCTGTCCTGGTGCTCGGCGTCCCGGAGGACCTGCTGAAACAAGCAGCCTCGAACAAAAACAAACCCCTGCCATGGGGCGGGGATTATCGTGAGGAGAAATCCGTGTCGGTGACGATCGGCGAACGGCAGGTGGAGAAGGGGCTGCACACCTTCGCCGGTGACAGTGTGGCACAGGCGGTGGTGGCATATGGCGGCCCGGCGCGATCCGGGAATGTTCCGGGTGGCAATGTCTTCGTGGTGGACCCGGGTTTCCTGTCCTACACCGCCACACCGGTGCCGATCGAAATCACCGCGGTCGTGCGGCGGAACGAGGCGAACGACAACGCCGGCTTCAAGCTCGTCTATGAATCGACAAGTGGTCTGAAGACCGCCGCCAGCGGCTGGTACACGGTGCCGGACAATGAGAAATGGCACACGGTGAAATGGCAGCTCGATGACGCGCGGTTCGTGAACTACTGGGGATATAACTTCGCGCTGGAATCGGACGGGCCGAAGTATGGCGGCTACTATCTGCAGAGCGTCACGGTGACGAAACGATGA
- a CDS encoding GNAT family N-acetyltransferase: MIDSITIRPFHEDDAIPPITRLLHQAYAPLAAMNLRYTATHQCDEVTRSRLLGGLPWVAELDDEIVATVTLYPYTGGGSGCSWYDTSGVFSFGQFAVRTDLQGRGLGGKLITLMENEASALGASELALDTAEGAHHLIRWYEKLGFRFIEHMDWSSTNYRSVILSKTL; encoded by the coding sequence ATGATCGACAGCATCACCATCCGCCCGTTCCATGAGGACGACGCCATCCCACCGATCACGCGGCTGCTGCACCAGGCCTACGCGCCGCTCGCGGCCATGAACCTCCGCTACACCGCGACACACCAGTGCGACGAGGTCACCCGGTCAAGGTTGCTAGGGGGACTGCCGTGGGTGGCGGAACTGGATGATGAGATCGTCGCGACGGTCACCCTCTATCCATACACGGGTGGTGGCTCCGGCTGTTCCTGGTATGACACATCCGGTGTGTTTTCCTTCGGCCAGTTCGCCGTGCGTACCGATCTGCAGGGACGGGGTCTTGGTGGAAAACTGATCACCCTGATGGAAAACGAGGCCTCCGCACTCGGAGCGTCCGAGCTGGCCCTCGATACCGCGGAGGGAGCGCACCATCTCATCCGCTGGTATGAAAAACTGGGTTTCCGGTTCATCGAACACATGGACTGGTCATCCACGAACTACCGCAGCGTGATACTTTCGAAGACCCTGTGA